A region from the Leptospira venezuelensis genome encodes:
- the galK gene encoding galactokinase, with translation MTLSIRENLSSSLSLIFPDAPDLSPIRFFSAPGRVNIIGEHVDYAGGLVFPAAIDFRTHFAIRTNSLGLIRLYSLDFKSEFVTKDLTYSEEKPWANYILGVVSEARKLGLRVEGFDLAFTGNIPQGAGLSSSAAVEVGIAFALSKIFEWEITKEKIAVLAQTAENHFVGVNCGIMDQFVIAVAKPSSCISLNTETLEYSYHNLDLPGYEFYLIDSNVKHSLKESEYNDRRKEVESATSKCNKLSPEVKTLSQADFSLIEKAGLTPSEFKRATHILGERSRAQNVIRSLKDKNAEKVGEELFSCHESLSKNFQVSCEETDFIVEWFRSENVLGARMIGGGFGGCVLVLDKEGRSSSLFSKFEKEYLQKFGLNAKIYKFSISEGVREDS, from the coding sequence ATGACTCTTTCTATCCGAGAGAATCTTTCCTCTTCTCTATCCCTTATTTTTCCGGATGCCCCGGATTTAAGTCCAATCCGTTTTTTTTCGGCCCCAGGTCGGGTGAATATCATAGGGGAACATGTGGATTATGCAGGAGGTTTGGTATTTCCTGCTGCAATCGATTTCAGAACACACTTTGCAATCAGAACAAATTCTCTTGGCCTTATTAGATTGTACTCCTTGGATTTTAAATCCGAATTTGTAACAAAAGATCTCACCTATTCTGAAGAAAAACCTTGGGCAAATTATATCCTGGGGGTCGTCTCAGAAGCTCGTAAATTAGGATTAAGGGTAGAAGGATTCGATCTTGCTTTCACAGGAAACATTCCTCAAGGTGCAGGACTTTCTTCTTCCGCTGCTGTGGAAGTAGGAATCGCATTTGCACTTTCTAAAATATTCGAATGGGAGATTACAAAAGAGAAGATCGCAGTACTTGCTCAAACCGCGGAAAATCATTTTGTAGGAGTCAATTGCGGGATCATGGACCAGTTCGTGATCGCAGTGGCAAAACCTTCTTCTTGTATTTCTCTAAACACAGAGACATTGGAATATTCTTATCATAATTTAGATCTTCCAGGTTACGAGTTCTATCTGATCGATTCCAATGTAAAACATAGTTTAAAAGAAAGTGAGTACAACGACAGAAGAAAGGAAGTAGAATCTGCGACTTCAAAATGTAATAAACTTTCTCCAGAAGTCAAAACCTTAAGCCAAGCAGACTTCTCTCTAATTGAAAAAGCGGGGCTGACTCCTTCCGAATTTAAGAGAGCTACTCATATTCTTGGAGAAAGATCCAGAGCCCAAAACGTTATCCGCTCCTTAAAGGATAAAAATGCGGAGAAGGTTGGAGAAGAACTCTTCTCTTGCCATGAATCACTTTCGAAAAACTTCCAAGTCTCCTGCGAGGAAACAGATTTTATTGTAGAATGGTTCCGATCTGAAAATGTATTAGGAGCAAGAATGATTGGAGGAGGCTTCGGAGGTTGTGTCCTAGTTTTAGACAAAGAAGGCAGATCTTCTTCCTTATTCTCCAAATTCGAAAAAGAATATCTCCAAAAATTCGGACTAAATGCAAAGATCTATAAATTCTCTATCTCTGAAGGAGTAAGAGAAGACTCTTAA
- a CDS encoding uracil-DNA glycosylase family protein, translating into MNDSQKFKKHLETLLHCRLCPDMVGNPVHGGISGAKIMSIGQAPGIHEEKFGRPFAYTAGKTLFKWFSSIGIEEEVYRSKVNMAAVCRCFPGKAKSGDRKPNPSEVENCSRFIRFEVEFNQPELIIPIGKLAIDQLAENKKYKLDEVIGKKFKKNYYGVELDWIPLPHPSGLNVWNHSPEAKILIAKSLDLIRKHPSIKREFFSKN; encoded by the coding sequence ATGAACGATTCCCAAAAATTCAAAAAACATCTAGAGACATTACTTCATTGTAGGCTTTGTCCAGACATGGTCGGCAACCCTGTGCATGGCGGAATTTCTGGTGCAAAAATTATGAGCATAGGCCAGGCTCCAGGCATCCATGAAGAAAAATTCGGAAGACCATTCGCATACACTGCAGGCAAAACTTTATTCAAATGGTTTTCATCCATAGGGATAGAAGAAGAAGTCTACAGATCCAAAGTAAACATGGCTGCGGTTTGTAGATGTTTTCCGGGCAAAGCAAAAAGTGGAGACAGAAAACCAAATCCTTCCGAAGTAGAAAATTGTTCCAGATTCATACGCTTCGAAGTGGAATTCAATCAACCTGAACTTATCATTCCGATAGGTAAACTCGCGATCGATCAATTGGCAGAGAATAAAAAATACAAACTGGATGAGGTTATAGGTAAGAAGTTTAAGAAAAACTACTACGGTGTGGAGCTAGATTGGATTCCCCTGCCTCATCCTTCCGGGCTGAATGTTTGGAATCATTCCCCAGAAGCTAAGATACTGATCGCAAAATCCTTGGATCTAATTCGAAAACACCCTTCTATCAAAAGAGAATTTTTTTCTAAAAATTAA
- a CDS encoding STAS domain-containing protein: protein MADTPWNLDSKDFDHDAPELGVFLDQDNIPEGLPKEAVVVKISGEINLYSAQIMKERFFHLLDRGFIYLLVNMENVKYIDSSGLGVFMATHSRLVKSGKGGIAVFSPSSQVNKILELTKLKSLIRVGSTSKEAWKLLAP from the coding sequence ATGGCAGATACTCCTTGGAACCTGGACAGTAAAGATTTCGATCATGATGCGCCCGAATTGGGTGTATTTCTAGATCAGGACAATATTCCTGAGGGTCTTCCTAAAGAAGCAGTGGTTGTGAAAATTTCTGGAGAGATTAATCTGTACTCTGCCCAGATTATGAAAGAAAGATTCTTTCATCTACTCGATCGAGGATTTATCTATCTTCTAGTGAATATGGAAAATGTGAAGTATATAGATTCTTCCGGACTTGGAGTTTTTATGGCGACACATTCCAGACTAGTTAAGAGCGGAAAAGGTGGTATCGCAGTCTTCTCCCCTTCTTCTCAAGTGAATAAAATTTTAGAACTTACCAAATTAAAAAGTTTGATCCGAGTAGGCAGCACTTCGAAAGAGGCTTGGAAACTTTTAGCACCTTGA
- a CDS encoding glucose-6-phosphate isomerase: MAFSLEINDRFASEFADPKTYELLLKESGLALQNLLSGKSPGSEYLGWVRLPKEIQKSELERIHSEAQRFRKQSETIVVIGIGGSYLGAKAVIEASKPYFKTPSLGSPEIVYAGHHLDARYHSELLEYLENREFSINVVSKSGTTTEPALAFRLLWDLAKKKYGAKAKDRIVATTDGSKGALRKMSDELGFATFSIPDNVGGRYSVLTPVGLFPIAAAGVDIFSFCEGFSEAADFLISETSPHKNLACIYSAYRNLFYRSGKKIEVITNYNPSIRTLTEWWKQLFGESEGKEGKGIFPASVELTTDLHSLGQYLQEGERSIFETVLYSKNAGAKVLVPKDSDDLDGLNFLASKNLEEVNLQAFLGTLVAHAEGGIPCLEILFPDTGPRSLGQMMYFFELACGVSGNVLGVNPFDQPGVEAYKKNMFALLGKPGFENLRESLRQKGV; encoded by the coding sequence ATGGCCTTTTCTTTAGAAATAAACGATAGATTTGCCTCGGAGTTTGCTGACCCAAAAACCTATGAGCTCTTATTAAAAGAGTCAGGCCTCGCTTTACAAAATCTTCTCTCCGGGAAATCTCCAGGCTCCGAATATTTAGGCTGGGTCCGACTTCCAAAGGAGATCCAAAAATCAGAATTAGAAAGAATTCATTCCGAAGCACAAAGATTCAGAAAACAATCCGAGACTATAGTTGTGATTGGGATTGGAGGTTCTTATTTAGGAGCCAAAGCAGTCATCGAGGCTTCTAAACCTTATTTCAAAACTCCAAGTTTAGGATCGCCTGAGATTGTTTATGCGGGACATCATTTAGATGCACGCTATCATTCCGAACTCTTAGAGTATCTAGAGAACAGAGAATTTTCAATTAACGTGGTTTCCAAATCTGGAACTACTACTGAACCGGCCTTAGCATTTCGTTTACTTTGGGATCTTGCCAAAAAAAAATACGGAGCTAAGGCGAAGGATAGAATAGTTGCAACAACCGACGGCTCCAAAGGTGCCTTGCGAAAAATGTCGGATGAATTAGGATTTGCGACCTTCTCTATTCCGGATAACGTAGGCGGAAGATATTCTGTTCTTACGCCAGTAGGACTTTTTCCAATTGCGGCCGCGGGGGTGGATATATTTTCTTTTTGTGAAGGTTTCTCTGAAGCTGCGGACTTTTTGATCTCGGAAACTTCTCCTCATAAAAATTTAGCATGTATTTATTCAGCTTACAGAAATCTATTTTATAGATCTGGAAAAAAGATAGAAGTAATCACAAATTACAATCCTTCGATCCGTACTCTTACCGAATGGTGGAAACAATTGTTCGGAGAGAGTGAAGGCAAAGAAGGAAAGGGAATTTTTCCTGCTTCTGTGGAATTGACTACTGATCTACATTCACTCGGGCAGTATCTGCAAGAGGGGGAACGCAGTATTTTTGAAACTGTTCTTTATTCCAAAAACGCAGGTGCAAAAGTGTTGGTTCCTAAAGACTCAGATGATTTGGATGGTCTGAATTTTTTAGCCTCTAAGAACTTGGAAGAAGTAAACTTACAGGCTTTTCTTGGCACTTTAGTAGCACACGCGGAAGGCGGAATACCATGTTTGGAGATTTTGTTTCCGGATACAGGCCCTAGAAGTTTAGGCCAAATGATGTATTTTTTTGAATTAGCCTGCGGAGTTTCGGGGAATGTGCTCGGTGTAAACCCATTCGATCAGCCTGGAGTAGAGGCTTATAAGAAAAATATGTTCGCATTACTGGGAAAACCGGGTTTTGAAAATTTAAGAGAATCTCTTCGTCAAAAAGGAGTCTAA